A DNA window from Camelina sativa cultivar DH55 chromosome 13, Cs, whole genome shotgun sequence contains the following coding sequences:
- the LOC104737893 gene encoding uncharacterized protein LOC104737893, whose product MACKFLLTFLQNTSPGFRTRKAYYSQFIFVYPGWEGSVEDLHILRAVLDDPNQNFPQAPKGKYYLVDRDYTNTEGYIAPYPGTRYCLHEFRGASQMPQNAQELFNHRHMCLSNVIQRSFSMLKTRFPILESAPQYPFHVQRDLVIATCTLHNFMKREDGIHDWLFAACAEDVGPVEEPYGQEEEVVELLQLNSTPTDIVADSLRDSTHAQGHFGNQNECSIEFLFVKKQICVKLNLDWLLFRTDCRLNLHVKIHRADHL is encoded by the exons ATGGCTTGCAAATTCCTGCTCACCTTCCTACAAAACACCAGTCCCGGTTTCAGAACAAGAAAGGCATACTATTCACAGTTTATATTTGTCTATCCGGGATGGGAAGGCTCTGTTGAGGATTTACACATCTTAAGAGCAGTCCTAGACGATCCAAACCAGAATTTCCCACAAGCTCCCAAAG GAAAATATTATCTTGTCGATAGAGACTACACAAACACAGAAGGATATATTGCTCCATACCCTGGAACAAGGTACTGTCTCCATGAGTTCCGTGGCGCAAGCCAAATGCCACAGAACGCACAAGAGCTTTTCAATCACCGGCACATGTGTCTAAGCAACGTTATTCAAAGATCATTCAGCATGCTGAAAACCCGGTTTCCAATCCTGGAATCTGCGCCTCAGTATCCGTTCCATGTCCAGAGGGATCTGGTGATTGCTACTTGTACTCTACATAACTTCATGAAGAGGGAAGACGGGATTCACGACTGGCTCTTCGCTGCTTGTGCTGAAGATGTTGGTCCAGTGGAGGAACCGTATGGACAAgaggaggaagtagtggaattgcTGCAATTGAATTCTACGCCTACAGATATTGTAGCTGATTCTCTTCGAGACTCCACTCATGCACAAGGGCATTTTGGTAATCAGAATGAATGTTCCattgagtttctttttgttaagaAACAGATTTGTGTTAAGCTGAATTTGGATTGGCTTCTCTTTAGAACTGATTGCAGATTGAATCTACATGTCAAAATTCATCGAGCTGACCACTTGTAA